The following are encoded in a window of Alphaproteobacteria bacterium genomic DNA:
- the puuE gene encoding allantoinase PuuE, translating into MPPHAAWPGGARIAIQCVLNYEEGAEANILDGDPSSEVFLSDIPNAAPVAGARHMSMEQIYEYGARAGVWRLLRLFERYDLPLTVFGVALAMQRNPAVVDAFLEAGHEIASHGWRWINYQYVPEAEERADMERAIEVHRELTGERPLGWYTGRTSPNTRRLVAEEGGFLYDADDYSDDLPFWTKAAGRSQLIVPYSLETNDMRFASANMHTGDQFFEYLRDSFDVLYAEGEERPKMMSVGLHCRLAGRPGKLAGLERFLKHALGHKDVWFCRRIEIARHWREAHPDES; encoded by the coding sequence ATGCCGCCGCATGCCGCGTGGCCGGGCGGCGCGCGCATCGCGATCCAGTGCGTGCTCAATTATGAGGAGGGCGCCGAGGCCAATATTCTCGACGGCGATCCTTCCTCGGAGGTGTTCCTGTCGGACATTCCCAATGCGGCGCCCGTGGCTGGGGCGCGGCACATGAGCATGGAGCAGATCTACGAATATGGTGCGCGCGCCGGGGTGTGGCGGCTGCTTCGGCTGTTCGAGCGCTACGATCTTCCGCTCACCGTGTTCGGCGTGGCGCTGGCGATGCAGCGCAATCCGGCGGTCGTGGACGCCTTCCTGGAGGCCGGGCACGAGATCGCCTCGCACGGCTGGCGGTGGATCAACTACCAATATGTGCCGGAGGCCGAGGAGCGCGCGGACATGGAGCGGGCGATCGAGGTCCACCGGGAGCTGACCGGCGAGCGCCCGCTCGGCTGGTATACTGGCCGGACCAGCCCCAACACGCGGCGGCTGGTCGCCGAGGAGGGCGGCTTCCTCTACGATGCCGACGATTATTCGGACGATCTGCCCTTCTGGACGAAGGCGGCGGGAAGGAGCCAGCTGATCGTCCCCTATTCGCTGGAAACCAACGACATGCGCTTCGCCAGCGCGAACATGCACACCGGCGACCAGTTCTTCGAATATCTGCGCGATTCGTTCGACGTGCTTTACGCGGAAGGCGAGGAGCGGCCGAAGATGATGTCGGTGGGGCTCCACTGCCGGCTCGCCGGGCGCCCGGGCAAGCTTGCCGGGCTGGAGAGGTTCCTGAAGCACGCGCTCGGCCACAAGGACGTGTGGTTCTGCCGGCGAATCGAGATCGCCCGCCACTGGCGGGAGGCGCACCCCGATGAATCCTGA
- the alc gene encoding allantoicase — protein sequence MTQLRQLYVDLAQPRLGAEVVFATDDFFADKARLIDPAEPVFIPGKYDENGKWMDGWESRRKRVPGHDWCVVRLGVPGIVAGFEIDTRHFTGNYPPFAEVEVCRSDEQVPADDAGWTRVTERLPLQGDHRTYFPIWYEQPVTHVRLHIFPDGGVARLRVWGAVAKDWSRVGADERLDLLAMENGGRGIIANDEHYGRVENLTAPGRGANMGDGWETRRRRQPGHDWAVLKLGAAGRIEEVVVDTAHFKGNYPDRCFLQAAAQAAGSPEEIAAQSESWPLLLPEVKLEADKVHVFRDGLADLGAIRFVRLNIVPDGGVSRLRLIGRVER from the coding sequence ATGACTCAGCTGCGCCAGCTTTACGTCGACCTCGCCCAGCCCCGGCTCGGGGCCGAGGTCGTCTTCGCGACCGACGATTTCTTCGCCGACAAGGCACGCCTGATCGATCCGGCCGAGCCCGTCTTCATCCCCGGCAAATATGACGAGAACGGCAAGTGGATGGACGGCTGGGAGAGCCGCCGCAAGCGCGTGCCGGGCCACGATTGGTGCGTCGTCCGCCTCGGCGTTCCCGGGATCGTCGCCGGTTTCGAGATCGATACCAGGCATTTCACCGGCAATTATCCGCCGTTCGCGGAGGTCGAGGTCTGCCGGAGCGACGAGCAAGTACCCGCGGACGATGCGGGCTGGACCAGAGTCACCGAACGGCTGCCGCTCCAGGGCGATCATCGCACCTATTTCCCGATCTGGTATGAACAGCCAGTGACGCACGTCCGGCTGCACATTTTCCCGGACGGGGGAGTGGCCCGGCTTCGCGTCTGGGGAGCGGTGGCCAAGGATTGGTCGAGAGTCGGCGCGGACGAGAGGCTGGACCTGCTGGCGATGGAAAATGGCGGGCGCGGAATCATCGCCAACGACGAGCATTACGGCCGGGTCGAGAACCTCACCGCCCCGGGCCGAGGAGCGAACATGGGCGACGGCTGGGAGACGAGGCGGCGGCGCCAGCCCGGGCACGACTGGGCGGTGCTGAAGCTCGGCGCAGCGGGTCGGATCGAGGAGGTCGTCGTCGATACCGCCCACTTCAAGGGCAATTATCCGGACCGCTGCTTCCTCCAGGCGGCCGCGCAGGCGGCCGGATCGCCGGAGGAGATCGCGGCGCAATCGGAAAGCTGGCCGCTGCTCTTGCCCGAAGTGAAGCTGGAGGCCGACAAGGTGCACGTCTTCCGCGACGGCCTCGCCGATCTCGGCGCAATTCGCTTCGTCCGGCTGAACATCGTCCCCGACGGCGGGGTCAGCCGGCTCCGGCTGATCGGGCGGGTCGAGCGATGA
- the uraD gene encoding 2-oxo-4-hydroxy-4-carboxy-5-ureidoimidazoline decarboxylase: protein MTALFEHSPWVEARADARPSSGDRHADLMAVVREAAPEEQLALIRAHPELAGKAAIDGALTEASAAEQASAGLDRLTPAEFERFHALNAAYAQKFGFPFIICVRLTDKAGILAAMERRLANDRETEIEAAIEQVGEIVRLRLETIA, encoded by the coding sequence ATGACCGCCTTGTTCGAACATTCCCCGTGGGTGGAGGCGCGCGCCGACGCCCGCCCCTCCTCCGGCGACCGGCATGCCGACCTCATGGCCGTCGTCCGCGAGGCGGCGCCGGAGGAGCAACTGGCCCTGATCCGGGCCCATCCCGAGCTTGCGGGCAAGGCGGCGATCGACGGCGCCCTTACCGAAGCGAGCGCCGCCGAGCAGGCCAGCGCCGGGCTCGACCGGCTCACGCCCGCCGAGTTCGAGCGCTTCCACGCGCTCAACGCCGCCTACGCGCAAAAATTCGGCTTTCCGTTCATCATCTGCGTTCGGCTGACCGACAAAGCGGGCATCCTCGCCGCGATGGAGCGCCGCCTCGCCAACGACCGCGAGACCGAGATCGAGGCGGCGATCGAGCAGGTCGGCGAGATCGTCCGCCTCCGCCTGGAGACAATCGCATGA
- the uraH gene encoding hydroxyisourate hydrolase, protein MTSLSTHVLDTMHGRPAGGMNVALSGPAGEIARGATNADGRCPDLAHGGLPPGRYTLRFAVADYFRSLGLALADPPFLDEVAVDFGVAADGGHYHVPLLVSPFAYSTYRGS, encoded by the coding sequence ATGACCAGCCTCAGCACCCATGTGCTCGACACGATGCACGGCCGGCCCGCGGGGGGCATGAATGTGGCGCTGAGCGGTCCGGCCGGCGAGATCGCGCGCGGCGCCACCAACGCCGACGGGCGCTGCCCCGATCTGGCGCATGGCGGGCTCCCGCCGGGGCGCTACACGCTGCGCTTCGCCGTCGCCGACTATTTCCGGAGCCTCGGCCTCGCCCTCGCCGATCCGCCCTTCCTCGACGAAGTCGCGGTGGACTTCGGCGTCGCGGCGGACGGCGGCCACTATCACGTGCCCCTGCTCGTCTCGCCTTTCGCTTACTCCACCTACCGGGGCAGCTGA
- a CDS encoding urate hydroxylase PuuD, with translation MAIDWSEWLNLALRWLHLVTGIAWIGSSFYFVWLDNHLKKPTAGEASGELWSVHGGGFYHNQKYQVAPTAMPDELHWFKWEAYFTWISGFSLLVLIYYVGAQSFLVDPAKAALSPALGIGIGLASLALGWLVYDALCRSPVGSNNLALGLVWFVCLLFAASLLDSLFNSRAAYLHVGAIVGSVMVANVFFIIIPNQKKVVADLVAGRTPDPALGAAAKQRSLHNNYMTLPVLFIMISNHYPMTYGAQRPWLVLALLGLTGVAIRHVFNLRGRGRPTPAAIAVAAVLALASVTYVTWEKSALTPATGPAGTFAEIQPVLATHCASCHNVPNPPRGVALDSYEHVRAASARIKAMAVDTQVMPLGNPTHMTPAERQRLGAWIAAGTPR, from the coding sequence ATGGCGATCGACTGGTCCGAATGGCTGAACCTGGCGCTCAGGTGGCTTCACCTGGTCACCGGGATCGCCTGGATCGGCTCGTCCTTCTATTTCGTCTGGCTCGACAATCACCTGAAGAAGCCGACCGCCGGCGAGGCCTCGGGCGAGCTCTGGTCGGTGCATGGCGGCGGCTTCTACCACAACCAGAAATACCAGGTGGCGCCGACGGCGATGCCGGACGAATTGCACTGGTTCAAATGGGAGGCCTATTTCACCTGGATCAGCGGCTTCTCGCTGCTCGTCCTGATCTATTATGTCGGCGCGCAGAGCTTCCTCGTAGATCCGGCCAAGGCGGCGCTGAGCCCGGCTTTGGGCATCGGCATCGGCCTCGCTTCGCTGGCGCTCGGCTGGCTGGTCTATGACGCCCTGTGCCGATCGCCGGTGGGATCGAACAATCTTGCGCTCGGCCTCGTCTGGTTCGTCTGCCTGCTGTTCGCGGCCTCGCTGCTCGACAGCCTGTTCAATTCCCGCGCGGCCTATCTGCACGTCGGGGCGATCGTCGGCTCGGTGATGGTCGCCAACGTCTTCTTCATCATCATCCCGAACCAGAAGAAGGTCGTCGCCGACCTGGTCGCCGGCCGCACGCCCGATCCGGCGCTTGGGGCGGCCGCCAAGCAGCGCTCGCTGCACAACAATTATATGACCCTGCCGGTCTTGTTCATCATGATCAGCAATCACTATCCGATGACCTATGGCGCCCAGAGGCCGTGGCTCGTCCTCGCCCTGCTCGGCCTCACCGGAGTTGCGATCCGCCACGTCTTCAACCTGCGCGGTCGGGGAAGGCCGACGCCGGCGGCGATCGCCGTGGCCGCGGTTCTTGCGCTCGCCAGCGTGACTTACGTCACCTGGGAGAAGAGCGCCCTCACGCCCGCCACCGGCCCGGCCGGCACTTTCGCCGAGATCCAGCCGGTCCTCGCCACCCACTGCGCATCGTGCCACAACGTCCCGAACCCGCCGCGCGGCGTGGCGCTCGACAGCTACGAGCATGTTCGCGCGGCCTCGGCGCGGATCAAGGCGATGGCGGTCGATACGCAGGTGATGCCCTTGGGCAATCCCACCCACATGACTCCCGCCGAGCGGCAGCGGCTTGGCGCGTGGATCGCCGCGGGGACCCCGCGATGA
- the xdhA gene encoding xanthine dehydrogenase small subunit, with protein sequence MIRFLLDGAVIEVEETDPTVTVLDYLRYTLRRTGTKEGCAEGDCGACTVLVGELDGGAVRWRALNACILFLPMIDGKALKTVESLSQGGALHPVQRAMADGHGSQCGFCTPGFVMSLYGRSIGALGTEGTPVKDVIAGNLCRCTGYGPILEAGEANPPGLADDGDVAALLRALAPAFGHPASADELADLLVAHPETRIVAGATDVGLWVTKGLRDLGRVVFIGDIADLRIIEESPEGLRLGAGVRYSEAKDALARLHPDLGELVRRIGGLQVRNAGTIGGNIANGSPIGDMPPALIALGAELVLRRGDERRTMPLEKFFLAYGKQDRAPGEFVESVRIPRPAPSTRILVRKLSKRFDSDISALCGAFAIRVENGGIVEARIAFGGMAGIPARAPACEAALAGRPWSEETIEAAAGALAQDYRPLSDLRGSAEYRLAAAANLLRGLWLEPESLADA encoded by the coding sequence ATGATCCGCTTCCTCCTCGACGGCGCGGTGATCGAGGTCGAAGAGACCGATCCGACCGTCACCGTCCTCGACTATCTGCGCTACACGCTGCGCCGCACCGGCACCAAGGAAGGCTGCGCGGAGGGCGATTGCGGGGCCTGCACCGTGCTGGTCGGGGAGCTCGACGGCGGCGCGGTCCGCTGGCGCGCCCTCAACGCCTGCATCCTCTTCCTGCCGATGATCGACGGCAAGGCGCTGAAGACGGTCGAGAGCCTGTCGCAAGGCGGCGCGCTTCACCCCGTTCAGCGGGCGATGGCCGACGGCCACGGCTCGCAATGCGGCTTCTGCACCCCGGGCTTCGTCATGTCGCTTTATGGGCGGAGCATTGGCGCGCTCGGCACCGAAGGGACTCCAGTCAAGGACGTCATCGCCGGCAATCTCTGCCGCTGCACCGGCTACGGCCCTATCCTGGAGGCGGGCGAGGCGAACCCCCCGGGGCTCGCCGACGACGGAGACGTCGCCGCCCTGCTCCGCGCGCTCGCCCCCGCTTTCGGCCATCCGGCCAGCGCCGACGAGCTTGCCGACCTCCTCGTCGCGCATCCGGAGACCCGCATCGTCGCAGGGGCGACCGATGTCGGCCTGTGGGTGACCAAGGGCCTGCGGGATCTCGGTCGCGTCGTCTTCATCGGCGACATCGCCGATTTGAGGATCATCGAGGAGAGCCCCGAGGGTCTCAGGCTCGGCGCGGGGGTCCGCTATTCCGAGGCGAAGGACGCGCTCGCCCGCCTCCACCCAGACCTCGGCGAGCTGGTCCGCCGGATCGGCGGCCTCCAGGTCCGCAACGCGGGCACGATCGGCGGCAATATCGCCAACGGCTCCCCGATCGGCGACATGCCCCCGGCGCTGATCGCGCTCGGCGCCGAGCTCGTGCTGCGCCGGGGCGACGAGCGCCGAACCATGCCGCTCGAGAAATTCTTCCTCGCCTACGGCAAGCAGGACCGCGCGCCGGGCGAGTTCGTCGAGAGCGTCCGCATTCCCCGCCCCGCGCCTTCCACCCGCATTCTCGTCCGCAAGCTCTCGAAGCGCTTCGACAGCGACATCTCCGCCTTGTGCGGCGCCTTCGCCATCAGGGTTGAGAATGGCGGGATCGTCGAGGCGCGGATCGCCTTCGGCGGCATGGCCGGGATCCCCGCGCGCGCTCCGGCCTGCGAGGCGGCGCTGGCCGGAAGGCCCTGGTCCGAGGAGACCATCGAAGCCGCGGCGGGAGCGCTGGCGCAGGATTACCGGCCGCTCAGCGACCTTCGCGGCTCGGCCGAATATCGCCTCGCCGCCGCCGCCAACCTGCTTCGCGGCCTGTGGCTCGAGCCCGAAAGCCTCGCCGATGCCTGA
- the xdhB gene encoding xanthine dehydrogenase molybdopterin binding subunit has product MPEVARPLRHDSAEGHVSGGARYVDDLPEAPGTLHLAFGLAADGHARLAGLDLAEVRAAPGVVAVFTAADIPGENNVGPVFHDDKLFAEGEILYPGQPLFVVAAESNRAARAAARLAKVQAEPLPAQVTIAEAREEFEPPQRMVRGDAGEALVSAPHRLQGRVEMGGQEHFYLEGQAALATPGEAGQLHVVSSTQHPSEVQHLIAALLGLRSADVTVEVRRMGGAFGGKETQAAAYAAACALVAAKTGRPAKIRADRDDDMAMTGKRHDFLADYDVGFDGEGRIEGIRIDLASRCGATVDLSLAINDRAMFHADNCYYLPAVEIVSRRFKTHTVSNTAFRGFGGPQGMMAIERVMDAIAAHLGLDPLAVRRANLYGPGRDVTPYHMTVEDNVVPDIMAELAESAGYEARREAVAAFNARHRILKKGLALTPVKFGISFTTTHLNQAGALVLVYADGSIHLNHGGTEMGQGLMIKVAQVVADVFGVPIDAVKVSATRTDKVPNTSATAASSGSDLNGMAAKNAAETIKARLDAFAATDPDSANWTFPELCRRAHLARISLAASGYYVTPKIHYDRATHRGRPFLYFAYGAALSEVVIDTLTGEHRVVAVDILHDVGRSLNPAIDLGQIEGGFIQGMGWLTIEELVFDDRGRLLTHAPSTYKIPTAGDRPSHMDIRIFERGENVEETIQRSKAVGEPPLMLAISVFSALTQAVAAAAPGKGLPKLDAPATPERILAAIGELRARDG; this is encoded by the coding sequence ATGCCTGAGGTCGCCCGCCCGCTTCGCCACGACAGCGCCGAGGGCCATGTCTCCGGCGGCGCGCGCTATGTCGACGATCTGCCCGAGGCGCCCGGAACGCTGCATCTCGCCTTCGGCCTCGCGGCCGACGGCCACGCAAGGCTCGCCGGGCTCGACCTCGCCGAAGTCCGCGCCGCGCCGGGCGTGGTCGCGGTCTTCACCGCCGCCGACATTCCGGGCGAGAACAATGTCGGTCCGGTGTTTCACGACGACAAGCTCTTCGCGGAAGGGGAGATCCTCTATCCGGGCCAGCCCTTGTTCGTCGTCGCGGCGGAGAGCAATCGGGCCGCCCGCGCCGCGGCAAGACTGGCGAAGGTCCAGGCCGAGCCGCTCCCCGCCCAGGTCACGATCGCGGAGGCGCGGGAGGAGTTCGAGCCGCCGCAGAGAATGGTCCGCGGGGACGCCGGGGAAGCGCTCGTATCGGCGCCGCACCGCCTCCAGGGCCGCGTCGAGATGGGCGGGCAGGAGCATTTCTACCTCGAAGGCCAAGCCGCGCTGGCGACGCCGGGCGAGGCCGGGCAGCTCCATGTCGTCAGCTCGACCCAGCATCCGAGCGAGGTCCAGCACCTGATCGCGGCGCTGCTCGGCCTCCGCAGCGCGGACGTGACGGTCGAGGTCCGCCGGATGGGCGGCGCGTTCGGCGGCAAGGAGACCCAGGCCGCCGCCTACGCCGCTGCCTGCGCCCTCGTCGCCGCCAAGACCGGCCGGCCGGCCAAGATCCGCGCCGACCGCGACGACGACATGGCGATGACCGGCAAGCGCCACGATTTCCTCGCCGACTACGACGTCGGCTTCGACGGCGAGGGCCGGATCGAGGGCATCCGCATCGACCTCGCCTCGCGTTGCGGCGCCACCGTCGACCTCAGCCTGGCGATCAACGACCGGGCGATGTTCCACGCCGACAATTGCTATTACCTGCCCGCGGTCGAGATCGTCTCCCGCCGCTTCAAGACCCACACCGTCTCGAACACCGCCTTCCGGGGCTTCGGCGGACCGCAGGGGATGATGGCGATCGAGCGGGTGATGGACGCCATCGCGGCGCATCTCGGCCTCGATCCGCTCGCCGTCCGCCGGGCCAATCTCTACGGCCCCGGCCGCGACGTCACGCCCTATCACATGACGGTCGAGGACAATGTCGTCCCCGACATCATGGCCGAGTTGGCGGAGAGCGCCGGCTATGAAGCGCGGCGCGAGGCGGTCGCGGCGTTCAATGCCCGGCATCGAATCCTCAAGAAGGGCCTTGCCCTCACCCCGGTCAAGTTCGGGATCAGCTTCACCACCACCCATCTCAACCAGGCCGGCGCTCTGGTCCTGGTCTATGCCGACGGCTCGATCCACCTCAACCATGGTGGAACCGAGATGGGGCAGGGGTTGATGATCAAGGTCGCCCAGGTGGTGGCGGACGTGTTCGGCGTGCCGATCGACGCCGTGAAGGTCAGCGCGACGCGAACCGACAAGGTCCCGAACACGTCGGCAACGGCGGCCTCCTCGGGCTCGGACCTCAACGGCATGGCGGCGAAGAACGCGGCCGAGACGATCAAGGCGCGCCTCGACGCCTTCGCCGCCACCGACCCGGACTCCGCGAACTGGACCTTCCCCGAGCTTTGCCGCCGCGCCCATCTCGCCCGCATTTCGCTCGCGGCGAGCGGCTATTACGTGACGCCCAAGATCCACTACGACCGCGCCACGCACCGCGGGCGCCCGTTCCTCTATTTCGCTTACGGCGCTGCGCTCAGCGAGGTGGTGATCGACACGCTCACCGGTGAGCACCGCGTGGTCGCGGTCGACATCCTCCACGACGTCGGCCGCTCGCTCAACCCGGCGATCGACCTGGGCCAGATCGAAGGCGGCTTCATCCAGGGCATGGGCTGGCTGACCATTGAGGAGCTGGTGTTCGACGATCGCGGCCGGCTGCTCACCCACGCCCCCTCGACCTACAAGATCCCGACCGCCGGAGACCGCCCGTCGCATATGGACATCCGCATCTTCGAGCGCGGCGAGAATGTCGAGGAGACGATCCAACGCTCCAAGGCGGTCGGCGAACCGCCCTTGATGCTGGCCATCTCGGTCTTCTCGGCTTTGACGCAAGCGGTGGCCGCCGCCGCGCCCGGCAAGGGGCTGCCGAAGCTCGACGCGCCGGCCACGCCCGAACGCATCCTCGCCGCGATAGGCGAGCTCCGAGCACGCGATGGGTGA